The nucleotide sequence CTCTTTCTTTATAAACCCATTTTGGGACATCTACATCAAAAGCCACGTCTATAAAGTTTTTTCCCACATAAATGACGTTGGCATATAAATCACTCTGCAATGGGTTTTCTTTACTAATTAAAACAACGTCTCCTGGTGAAATTTCTGTTTTAAACGGCTTCTTTCTCCCAAATCTTACAATGGTGCAACCTAAACTCTCTCCTAAAAATTTCCCTTTTAAATTTAAAATTGCCCTTCCAACATTCTCCCTCTTCTTTCCCAATTTAATAATCTCATTTTTATGAAAATCCATCTCACATCTTCTTTCAATCTCAATCAAATCCATAAATTTCTTTACGTATAAATCAACTAAATTCAAGCTATCACCACTTTTAAACCAATTCTGCCACCATTATATTGTCTTTATTCCTTAAAATTCTCACTTTAACTGTCTTCCCTATTAGATTTTGTTCATTATTGCAGTTGATTATCTGAATAACCCTATCCTTAGCAACTCCCAAAACTTCTCCTTTAACTCTACCATCTAAAACTACTTTTACTTTTGTTATTTCTCCAACTTTGAATGGATAAGGTAATCTTTTCCTCTTATGCGTTCCAAAATCCTTTGGTGAAGTTATGAGCTTAACCTCTATACCTTTCTTCTTATATTCCAACTCATATTTCCTTAACAAATCATAAAACTTCTCAAAATCCCAAACCTTCATTTTTTTAGATCTTCTACCTAATTGATAAACTCTACATAATTGACATCCTAAAATAGGGTCTTTTTTTCCTGTTAGAGGGTTTATAATGTTTTGCTCAACCCTTAAATCTAAATCAATAGCATAATCAATAACTTTCTTAAATTCCTCATCATTTATGTTTGGTAATAAAAGAGGAGCTATAAGCAGATGAATCTTAGAGTTTTTTATATATTCAGCAATATCTAAAATCTTCTCAATGTTGTAATCTCTTCTTCCAGAGAGCATTTTAGCCATTCTTTCATCTAAGGCATTGATGGATAAGTTTATTCTATGTAATCCAGCCTCTTCCAACTCATCTATTAGTTTATAATCTAAAACTGTCCCATTACTTTGCATAGAGACAATGCCTTTACCTTTTTTATTTATCTCAGCTAATTCTTGAACCAAGTCAACTAATGGATAATAGAGAGCTGGCTCTCCCTGTCCATCTAAATGTGCCTCTAAGAATTTATTTTCTTTAAAATCAACAATCTTCTTGTAATTCTCAATTAAATACTCCAAATCTACATAGTAATCATTTTTTCTTGTTTTAGAAAACTCTCCTTCATCTACAGAGCAAAAAATACAATTTAAATTACAACCACAATGCCCTCTAACTTGTATAATGTTTCTACCTCTCTCAATTAAACCAAAGGCAGTATGCCCAATCAAAGGAATCGGCTCATTTATGTAGATAGTTTTCCTTTTTGTTATTTTACTCTTTAAATTGTTGGCTATGCTGTAAGAGATTAAGTTTAAAATCCCAACCTTTATATTTTCAGCCCTTTTTGGATGAGCATTAATTTTTATTATTGAACCATCAATTTCAACTTCTTCATAGGGAATTTCCACTTCAACTTCATAAATTTTATTTATTTCAAGGATTAAAGTGTTATCTTTGTTTTTAACATCTGTTATCATCCTATATTGTGATAAATCTAAATATGCCATAGTCCCACACAATATTTAAATATTTACATTAATTAAAATAATGTGAATAATCTTATTAGAGGAATGTTTAATTATTCAAAATTTTTGTAGTTAGTGCAATTAAATTTATTTATAAAGCAAAAAATAGCTCAAGAAATGGTGCGGGGGACGGGATTTGAACCCGCGAACCCCTACGGGACCAGACCCTCAATCTG is from Methanocaldococcus bathoardescens and encodes:
- a CDS encoding radical SAM protein, which gives rise to MAYLDLSQYRMITDVKNKDNTLILEINKIYEVEVEIPYEEVEIDGSIIKINAHPKRAENIKVGILNLISYSIANNLKSKITKRKTIYINEPIPLIGHTAFGLIERGRNIIQVRGHCGCNLNCIFCSVDEGEFSKTRKNDYYVDLEYLIENYKKIVDFKENKFLEAHLDGQGEPALYYPLVDLVQELAEINKKGKGIVSMQSNGTVLDYKLIDELEEAGLHRINLSINALDERMAKMLSGRRDYNIEKILDIAEYIKNSKIHLLIAPLLLPNINDEEFKKVIDYAIDLDLRVEQNIINPLTGKKDPILGCQLCRVYQLGRRSKKMKVWDFEKFYDLLRKYELEYKKKGIEVKLITSPKDFGTHKRKRLPYPFKVGEITKVKVVLDGRVKGEVLGVAKDRVIQIINCNNEQNLIGKTVKVRILRNKDNIMVAELV